Proteins found in one Coffea eugenioides isolate CCC68of chromosome 5, Ceug_1.0, whole genome shotgun sequence genomic segment:
- the LOC113770275 gene encoding NADH dehydrogenase [ubiquinone] 1 alpha subcomplex subunit 13-B, translated as MTEAVVRGKPGMASVKDMPLVQDGPPPGGFAPVRYARRIPNSGPSAMAIFLAAFGVYSYGMYQVGKGNKIRRALKEEKYAARSAILPLLQAEEDERFVEEWKKYLEEEARIMKDVPGWKVGENVYNSGRWMPPATGELRPDVW; from the exons ATGACGGAGGCGGTGGTGAGGGGCAAACCCGGAATGGCAAGCGTGAAGGATATGCCGCTTGTCCAGGACGGCCCACCACCGGGTGGGTTTGCCCCGGTTAGATACGCTCGACGGATCCCCAATTCAGGGCCCAGCGCCATGGCCATTTTCCTAGCCGCTTTTGGTGTTTATTCCTATGGCATGTACCAAGTCGGTAAAGGCAACAAGATCCGTCG GGCACTGAAGGAAGAAAAGTATGCTGCACGCAGTGCTATCTTACCTCTGCTGCAAGCTGAAGAAGATGAAAG ATTTGTCGAAGAATGGAAGAAATATCTTGAGGAAGAGGCTAGAATAATGAAGGATGTTCCTGGATGGAAAGTAGGTGAGAATGTCTACAACTCAGGGAGATGGATGCCTCCAGCTACTGGCGAGCTCCGGCCTGATGTCTGGTGA